Proteins from one Syngnathus scovelli strain Florida chromosome 17, RoL_Ssco_1.2, whole genome shotgun sequence genomic window:
- the LOC125985224 gene encoding alpha/beta hydrolase domain-containing protein 17A has protein sequence MNGLSIRELCCLFCCPPCPSRIAAKLAFLPPEPTYALLPDPDPVSGAGTASGSTTGSTLPSLGAPGLRSRLGAGSGGDRGGGGGTSTGGGGSSGVGSGCESRWKLHLTERAEFQYSQRELDVTDVFLTRSTRGNKVGCMYIRCAPNARFTVLFSHGNAVDLGQMSSFYIGLGTRINCNIFSYDYSGYGVSTGKPSEKNLYADIDAAWHALRSRYGISPENIILYGQSIGTVPTVDLASRFECAAVVLHSPLTSGMRVAFPDTKKTYCFDAFPNIEKVSKIPSPVLIIHGTEDEVIDFSHGLALFERCPKAVEPLWVEGAGHNDIELYSQYLERLRRFINQDLAAQHA, from the exons ATGAATGGTCTGTCCATACGAGAGCTATGCTGCCTGTTCTGCTGCCCTCCTTGCCCCAGTCGCATAGCAGCCAAATTAGCTTTCCTCCCCCCAGAGCCCACATACGCCCTCCTCCCTGACCCAGATCCCGTGTCTGGAGCTGGAACTGCATCAGGTTCCACCACCGGAAGCACCCTCCCTTCTTTGGGAGCTCCCGGACTACGGTCGCGGTTGGGTGCAGGTAGCGGTGGGGACAGAGGAGGTGGTGGAGGCACCAGCACTGGAGGAGGCGGTAGTTCTGGGGTCGGGAgtggatgtgagagcaggtggaAGCTGCATCTCACGGAGAGAGCAGAATTTCAGTATTCCCAGAGAGAGCTGGATGTGACCGACGTGTTCCTGACCAGGTCTACCCGAGGGAACAAGGTTGGGTGCATGTACATACGCTGTGCCCCTAATGCTAG GTTCACCGTGTTGTTTTCACATGGCAACGCAGTCGACCTGGGTCAGATGAGCAGCTTCTACATCGGCTTGGGCACACGCATCAACTGCAATATATTCTCTTACGATTACTCAGGCTATGGGGTCAGTACCGGCAAGCCTTCAGAGAAGAACCTTTACGCCGACATAGATGCCGCCTGGCATGCCTTGCGCTCTCG GTACGGCATAAGCCCTGAGAACATCATCTTATACGGGCAAAGCATCGGCACAGTGCCCACAGTGGACTTGGCGTCACGCTTCGAGTGTGCTGCCGTCGTGCTTCATTCTCCTCTCACCTCCGGCATGAGGGTGGCCTTCCCCGACACTAAGAAGACGTACTGCTTCGACGCCTTCCCCAA CATCGAGAAGGTGTCAAAGATCCCATCTCCAGTGCTCATCATCCACGGTACCGAGGACGAGGTGATCGACTTCTCCCACGGCCTGGCCCTGTTTGAGCGCTGCCCAAAGGCCGTGGAGCCCCTCTGGGTGGAGGGCGCCGGTCACAACGACATTGAGCTTTACAGTCAGTACCTCGAGAGGCTACGGCGCTTCATCAACCAGGACCTGGCTGCACAGCACGCCTAA